A part of Bacillus thuringiensis genomic DNA contains:
- a CDS encoding ribosomal-processing cysteine protease Prp, with the protein MIKITISRTKLGSIQSFKMTGHANYAPHGQDLVCAGTTAVVFGSINAVEELCNVQATIELGSDGGFLTYELPNDLDVHTAEKAQILLEGLVVSLKTIELDYGKYIRLIEKVQEV; encoded by the coding sequence ATGATTAAAATTACGATAAGTCGCACGAAATTAGGAAGTATCCAATCATTTAAAATGACTGGACATGCCAATTATGCGCCACATGGACAAGATCTTGTCTGTGCTGGAACTACAGCGGTTGTGTTTGGTTCTATAAATGCAGTGGAAGAACTTTGTAATGTGCAGGCAACTATTGAACTCGGGAGTGACGGCGGATTCTTAACGTATGAATTGCCTAATGATTTAGACGTTCATACAGCAGAAAAAGCACAGATACTTTTAGAAGGATTGGTTGTTTCGCTTAAGACGATCGAACTTGATTACGGAAAGTATATCCGTTTAATAGAAAAAGTGCAGGAGGTGTAA
- the rpmA gene encoding 50S ribosomal protein L27, which yields MLRLDLQFFASKKGVGSTKNGRDSQSKRLGAKRADGQTVSGGSILYRQRGTKIYPGVNVGRGGDDTLYAKVDGVVRFERLGRDRKQVSVYPVAQEA from the coding sequence ATGTTAAGATTAGATCTTCAGTTTTTCGCATCTAAGAAAGGTGTAGGTAGTACAAAGAACGGTCGTGACTCTCAGTCAAAACGTCTTGGTGCTAAACGCGCAGATGGTCAAACGGTTTCAGGTGGTTCAATTCTTTACCGTCAACGCGGTACAAAAATTTATCCAGGTGTTAACGTTGGTCGTGGTGGCGATGACACTTTATACGCGAAAGTTGACGGCGTAGTACGCTTTGAGCGTCTTGGCCGTGACCGCAAACAAGTGAGCGTATATCCTGTTGCTCAAGAAGCATAA
- the rplU gene encoding 50S ribosomal protein L21, which produces MYAIIETGGKQIKVEAGQAIYIEKLDVEAGETVTFDKVLFVGGENVKVGSPVVEGATVTAKVEKQGRAKKIIVFKYKAKKNNRKKQGHRQPYTKLVVEAINA; this is translated from the coding sequence ATGTACGCAATTATCGAAACAGGTGGAAAACAAATTAAAGTTGAAGCTGGTCAAGCAATCTACATTGAAAAATTAGATGTTGAAGCTGGTGAAACTGTTACTTTTGACAAAGTTCTTTTCGTTGGTGGCGAAAACGTTAAAGTTGGTAGCCCAGTTGTAGAAGGTGCAACAGTTACTGCGAAAGTTGAAAAACAAGGTCGCGCTAAGAAAATCATCGTTTTCAAATACAAAGCGAAAAAGAACAATCGTAAGAAACAAGGTCATCGTCAACCTTACACTAAGCTAGTTGTTGAAGCTATCAACGCTTAA
- the obgE gene encoding GTPase ObgE — translation MFVDQVKIYVKGGDGGNGMVAYRREKYVPKGGPAGGDGGKGADVVFVVEEGLRTLMDFRYQRHFKADRGQHGMSKGQHGRKSEDLIVKVPPGTIVKDEKTGEILADLVTHEQTAVIAKGGRGGRGNSRFATPTNPAPEIAENGEPGQERDVTLELKVLADVGLVGFPSVGKSTLLSVVSSARPKIAEYHFTTIVPNLGVVETGDNRSFVMADLPGLIEGAHSGVGLGHQFLRHIERTRVIVHVIDMSGLEGREPYEDYVTINNELKEYNMRLTERPQVVVANKMDMPDAEENLQAFKEKVGDEVKIFPISAVTKQGVRDLLFEVANLLETTPEFPMYDDVEESEASVMYKFESESNFEITRESDGTFVISGYDIEKTFKMTDFSRDESVRRFARQMRGMGIDEALRARGAEDGDIVKILEYQFEFID, via the coding sequence ATGTTTGTAGATCAGGTCAAGATATATGTAAAAGGCGGCGACGGTGGTAACGGAATGGTTGCGTATCGTCGCGAGAAGTATGTACCTAAAGGTGGCCCAGCAGGTGGCGACGGTGGTAAAGGTGCAGATGTTGTTTTTGTTGTTGAGGAAGGCTTACGTACATTAATGGACTTCCGCTACCAACGTCATTTCAAAGCTGATCGCGGTCAGCACGGAATGAGTAAAGGTCAGCACGGTCGTAAATCTGAGGATTTAATCGTAAAGGTTCCACCGGGAACAATAGTAAAAGATGAAAAAACAGGTGAAATTCTTGCCGATTTAGTAACGCATGAACAAACAGCTGTAATCGCAAAAGGTGGCCGCGGTGGCCGTGGTAACTCACGTTTCGCAACACCGACGAACCCAGCGCCAGAAATCGCTGAGAACGGGGAACCAGGTCAAGAACGTGATGTCACGCTAGAACTTAAAGTGCTGGCAGATGTTGGACTTGTTGGATTCCCAAGTGTAGGTAAATCTACATTATTATCTGTTGTATCATCAGCGCGTCCGAAAATTGCAGAATATCACTTTACAACAATCGTTCCAAATCTTGGTGTTGTTGAAACTGGTGATAACCGCAGCTTCGTTATGGCTGACCTTCCTGGACTAATTGAGGGGGCACATTCCGGCGTTGGACTTGGACACCAATTCTTACGTCATATCGAACGTACACGTGTAATCGTGCACGTTATTGATATGTCTGGTTTAGAAGGACGTGAGCCATATGAAGATTATGTTACAATCAATAATGAATTAAAAGAATACAATATGCGTTTAACTGAGCGTCCACAAGTTGTTGTAGCAAACAAAATGGATATGCCAGATGCAGAAGAAAACTTACAAGCATTTAAAGAGAAAGTGGGAGACGAAGTAAAAATCTTCCCAATCTCAGCTGTAACGAAACAAGGTGTTCGTGATTTACTATTTGAAGTAGCGAACTTATTAGAAACAACACCAGAATTCCCAATGTACGATGATGTAGAAGAATCTGAAGCAAGTGTAATGTACAAATTTGAATCTGAATCTAATTTTGAAATTACACGCGAAAGTGATGGCACATTTGTTATTTCTGGTTATGATATTGAGAAAACATTCAAAATGACAGACTTCTCACGTGATGAATCTGTACGCCGATTTGCTCGTCAAATGCGTGGAATGGGTATTGATGAAGCCCTTCGTGCACGTGGTGCAGAAGACGGAGATATTGTAAAAATTCTTGAATATCAATTTGAATTTATCGATTAA
- a CDS encoding Rne/Rng family ribonuclease — MKTLYMNYAGSEKRVAIEEKKKIVEFLWKRNEEQEIVGHIYVGRIVRTIAGMNAAFVNIGLEKHAYLSYDDVPSSYRIHEGQAVLVQVVKEAIDTKGPKLTANIEFTGKYVVYMPYDEMRAVSRKIKNNKRRQQLLQIEVEGTGGYIFRSASEKGEIEDIQAEMQRLQQLYEELKRKEGQGKAPLLLHRPATFLDRVFQENPIEMIEKVVVDTRSIVKELEEKVGKEKVSFYNEKSSMFNHFGIEREIEKALQKIVWLPNGAYLIVEQMETMTVIDVNTGKFTGKQNLQDTVLRTNEAAAEEIARQLRLRDIGGMILIDFINMKRREDKEKVRECLMAAMQNDRTYTRVLGFTELGILEMTRKRKKHSLRDVLLEECVPCKATGYVMSYETIAYELERELITYGNIEDEVVLIAAPKELQKQFLQKELQKNIPFEIYFKDDMIEKYAIIRFGSKKEIVEREK, encoded by the coding sequence TTGAAAACGTTATATATGAACTATGCAGGATCGGAAAAACGCGTTGCAATTGAAGAGAAGAAAAAAATTGTTGAGTTTTTATGGAAACGAAATGAAGAACAAGAGATTGTTGGGCATATTTATGTTGGACGTATCGTAAGAACGATTGCTGGAATGAACGCAGCTTTTGTAAACATCGGTTTAGAAAAACATGCGTACCTTTCATACGATGATGTACCATCTTCTTATCGTATACATGAAGGGCAAGCAGTACTCGTACAAGTTGTGAAAGAGGCAATTGATACGAAAGGGCCGAAATTGACAGCAAACATAGAATTTACCGGGAAATATGTCGTTTATATGCCATATGATGAAATGCGTGCGGTTTCTCGAAAAATAAAAAATAATAAAAGAAGGCAACAGCTACTCCAAATTGAGGTAGAAGGGACAGGAGGGTACATTTTTCGCTCTGCTTCTGAAAAAGGAGAAATTGAAGACATACAAGCTGAAATGCAAAGGTTACAGCAGTTATATGAAGAATTAAAAAGAAAAGAGGGCCAAGGAAAAGCGCCGCTACTACTTCATCGACCTGCGACCTTTTTAGATCGTGTATTTCAAGAGAATCCGATTGAAATGATTGAAAAAGTAGTTGTAGATACAAGAAGTATAGTAAAAGAATTAGAAGAAAAAGTCGGAAAAGAAAAAGTATCTTTTTATAATGAAAAATCTTCAATGTTTAACCATTTTGGAATAGAGCGTGAGATCGAGAAAGCACTTCAAAAAATTGTATGGCTCCCGAATGGTGCGTATTTAATTGTGGAACAAATGGAGACGATGACTGTAATTGATGTGAATACGGGCAAGTTTACTGGGAAACAGAATTTACAAGATACAGTCCTTCGTACAAATGAGGCGGCAGCTGAAGAAATTGCACGTCAATTAAGACTGCGTGATATCGGTGGTATGATATTAATTGATTTTATTAATATGAAAAGAAGAGAAGATAAAGAAAAGGTAAGAGAATGTCTCATGGCTGCTATGCAAAATGATCGCACATATACAAGAGTGCTCGGTTTTACAGAGTTAGGGATTTTGGAGATGACACGTAAACGTAAGAAACATTCTTTACGCGACGTATTACTAGAAGAGTGTGTACCTTGCAAAGCAACGGGGTATGTGATGTCATATGAAACAATTGCGTATGAGTTAGAGAGAGAGCTAATTACATATGGCAATATAGAGGATGAGGTAGTATTAATCGCTGCACCTAAAGAATTACAAAAACAATTTTTGCAAAAAGAATTACAAAAAAATATTCCATTTGAAATTTATTTCAAAGATGATATGATCGAAAAGTACGCCATTATCCGTTTTGGAAGTAAAAAAGAAATTGTAGAACGGGAAAAATAG
- a CDS encoding sporulation initiation phosphotransferase B: MNEKWTIIDALRHSRHDWLNRMQMVKGNLSLGKVEEIHSLIDRFVQEARQESNLIGLSMPLFSEWILTYNWKQQPCLLEYEVLGNLHNLSHLDETVCIWTNQFFSILQHSLDVYVENYVCITIECDAENARFFFDFRGKLTSVEELQNWLANQNNKWYSISYTVRDEEVSVILQPIEKSVVK, translated from the coding sequence ATGAATGAAAAATGGACAATTATAGATGCATTGCGTCATTCAAGACATGATTGGCTCAATCGTATGCAGATGGTGAAAGGAAACCTTTCACTTGGAAAAGTGGAAGAGATTCATAGTCTCATCGATCGTTTTGTCCAAGAAGCGAGACAAGAATCCAACCTGATAGGGCTATCAATGCCTTTATTTTCAGAGTGGATTTTAACATATAATTGGAAACAGCAGCCGTGCTTATTGGAGTACGAAGTATTAGGGAATTTACATAACTTATCTCATTTAGATGAGACTGTATGTATATGGACGAATCAATTTTTCTCAATACTTCAGCATAGTTTAGACGTATATGTTGAAAATTATGTTTGTATCACAATTGAATGTGACGCGGAGAATGCTCGTTTCTTTTTTGATTTTCGTGGTAAGCTAACGAGTGTAGAAGAACTACAGAATTGGCTTGCGAACCAAAACAATAAATGGTATTCCATTTCTTATACAGTACGAGACGAAGAAGTCTCAGTTATATTACAACCAATCGAAAAAAGTGTGGTGAAATAA